ATTATCTTAAATATGATGAGAATAATTTATATGCTTTCAAAGATTTAAACATTACTTATGATTATTATCATTGTAAGATTAAAAACTATGTTTTAGCTAAAAATAGTTTAAATATAAAATTAGAACCTAAAAAGATAAGCAAGCACTATGCTTATGATGATTTAAACCATCAAGATCTAAATTTAACCCACAATAACACTAGCATTATAAACAACACTGCTACTTCAAATTACATCAGCCTTATCATACAAGATGAACATGGCAAGGCTATTGATAATGCTAGCATTAGTATAAAAGGGTATGATCATGAAAAACTAATCAAGCAAAGCGTATTGAGATTAAAAACTAATAAAGAAGGTAAAATAAGATTTGATAGAGAAAAAGACTTTAGTAATTGTCATAGTTTTAAAGTTAGATTAGAAGATAATAAAGCTTATTTAGCCAAACCCTTACAAGATAGCAAAAGAATATTTAATAATTATATCAATCATAAAATAGGACTTATACTTAGGTTTAAAAATAAAGATTATTTTAAATATGATGGTTTTTATTTATATCATTTTAAAGGAAAAGATTTAATAGCTTCTTATATAGCAAGAAGTGGAGTAGCTAAAGCTGATAATTTAAAACCATCAAATAAACAAATTGCTTTTAGTTTTTATCAAGATATAAAAGATAAAACTACCAAGAAAAAAGCATATTTTTACTATGATGATGAAAGTATTAAAGATAAATTTGGAAGCTTACCTGAAGGAAAGTATTATTTTAAAATCAATGAGATTAATTACAACAAACAACCTGATTTTTTAAAAGATTACCCTTTTAGCATAGGTAAGACTTGGGGAAAGTATTGTGTTAGATTATACACAGATAAAGAATGCTCTAAAAGTTTTAAAGAAATAGAAATTTCAAATCCAAATAATGAAAAAGAAAAAAGCAAGAATAAAGAAAGTATGAGTAAGGGGGATTTGTATCTTTATAACATTAATGAAAAGGGAGAATTTGGCAGCAATGGCAGCATAGGAATAGTTAATGGAGTATTGTTTGAAGATTTATTAAAGCATTTAAGTTATATTGTAAATGAAGAAGAATTGCTTTGCGAATTAGAAGTTAAATACCCTCAAAGACTAAACAATAAAATTGTATTTACAAGTAATAATATAGATTTAAATACCTCTTTTGCACCTGGGACTTATATAAGCTTACAACTAGAAAAAGAAAGCGATGAAAAACTAAAATGGGCTTTTGTAGAATGTGAAAGCAAAGAAAAATTAGACTTGCTATTACATGATTGTAACGGCTATATTGATGAAAAAAATCTTAAGGTATTGTTTGAAAATGATGATTTGATTTATAATGAAAGCTATGAAGATAATGTTTTATCTTTTTGCTTACCTATAAGTAGAAGCAATGAGCCTAAAGAAGACATACAAGATTATAAATACTATATAGTTTTATTTGCTTATAGCAGTGAAAAAACTATACCTAATTTAGAAGATCATTATATCATCATAGATATGAGCTTTAGAGTGGGAGTTGGAGATGATGATAGTGTAAGAGAGGGGGTGCTTGGGGGTAAAATACCAAGCGATACTAAATACTTAAAACAATGGCTCGATTTGAATTTAATAGCAAATTTTAATGACGCTTATAATTTTTTATTATCTACATTTTTGTGTATAGATCAATTTTCAATTGAAAAATTAAAAACCTACCCTCAACTTGCTGGAAAAATTGCTTATATTTATTATAGGTTTGATTTAGCGAAAATATATTTTCAAGTCAAATCAACAAAGAATATGCAAATAAAATATGGGGATTATTTTCAAGATATAATTTACTATGAAAATACAATTAAAAAGACAATACAAAAACACAACTATAATTCCAATAAAAATTATCCTATTGCGTATTGGGAAAAATTAATTGAAGAAATCTACAATCAATTTAAATTAAATATAAAAACAGAATTTATCTCATCAGATGATAGTAGTTTATTTGGTTTTTATAATCAAGACAAAGCTATTATTGAAATCAATATAAACAATATAGAAAATACAGAGGAAATATTAAAAACTATTATACACGAAATACGACACGCATACATGCATCAAAAAAAACCAAATAATGATGTCTTGCAACACTATATTTATTATAGCAATCAATATATTTATTTTAATAAAACAGATCAAAAATTTGGAAATAAAACAATACCGGATGTTTATTTTTTTCAGCCAAGCGAAGCAGAAGCTAGAGCAATAGAAGAAAGTATCATCAAGGAGTTAAGATGAGATACAAGAAACCAGATACAAAAAAACACGAACAATTTTTACAAACTAGAAAAGAACCAAATGCACTTTATCTAGGTGTAAATACTAATATAAAATGTTTTAATAATATATGCCCTAGCGAAAAAAATTATTGGTATTTTTTCAACCATATTGATTTAGAAAATAAAATCCACATTACATATAATCCCAAATTTGGCATTTATTTAGGTAAAATCATATTTAACAAAAAAGGCAATAAACTCCTACCAAAATACATACCTACAAGTATTGAAAATTTAGAAGAAGAGGTTAAGAAAATAAAGAATCCTCTATGGATAGCTGAAAAAAATAATGATTATGTTGAACCTGAAGCGATTTTTTTTGAAGATAATATTCTTGGTAAAAAAATAAAAACAACTAGAGGCAATTACCATATAACAAACCCAAAAAACCTAGAATACCAATGTAAAATAGAAAAAAATACAATTATACTAAATCAAGAACAAATCGTATCTTATGTAAAAGAAATTCATAGTGAAAATGTAAGAATAATTCAAGGCTATATAGACCAAATTTATAAAGATAATGGCATGAAACCTTATGCGTTTGATGATGAATTTTATGAAGAATTGGGTAATTTAGGAATAATCACTCAAAGACAAGTAGAAGGTTTTAAAAATAATCGTTTAATTAAGAAAAATTCCTTATTGCTTACTATGTTAGATTATTTGGCTGGGCAAGATAGAAAAAGTAAAGATTATTTGATTACTTTTGATGATGAGTATTTTTATGATTATTTTGTTTTTAGCTTAGGCGGTTTTATATTAAAACTTTCTCAAGGTATGCTTCAAAATGAAATCAACTCTCTTTTTAATCCTGCAGCTTATATAGCTGATACAAAAATAAATTATATAAATTTAAATGATGAATTAAGCAAAAAATACGAAAAAGAAATATTTAATATGGGATTTGAAAAACAAGGTAGTTATTTTGTGGACTATTTTGATTATAATTTTAATTATAATGGGTTTTTTGAGATTAATCTAGATGATTATTTTCCAAATATTTTGCATTCAAAAACTATAAACAGATTAAAATATAATGATGAAATAAAATTTGGAATCAAATATAAATATAATTTTATTAACACACCTAATATTCAATACACTAAAAAAAACAACCAAAAGGATGAGTTCTACACTCCCTCTACTCTAGGCAAATACTATTTTCAAATAAGCAGATACCACGAAGAAGTTTTCTTTGAACTTTTAAAACCATATTATCCTAGTATAAAAAATCTCCCTAAAGGATGGAGTAAAGAAATGATTGAAAAAATGTAATCTTATATTTTTTCTATATTCTTAATCAAACTGCTAATATTAGAATCGATTTTAATATTATGAGTTTGCAAATCAAAAATTGCAAAAATGAAAAAACCTAAAATACATCCAATAGGTATAACAACTAACGCAAATTTCATAAATCTGCGTTGAAAATACTGCCAAAATTTTTCCCTATTAGCTCCATTATAAGCCTTATCAAAAGCTGTCTCATCTGTTAAATTTATAAGAGGAGTTAAAGCCGATGCTATATTGTTACAAAAATAAATAATTTTTTCCTCAACATCTTTTTCATGAGAATATTTTCCTCTATATCCTAAAATCAAGCAAACATATATGAATTCCAAAAAATCCTTGTTTTTGGATGGATTAGACAACCAAGAAAGCGCTATATCGTAAAAATTATCACCACCTAGAGTCTCATCAAATAACCTCACGGTTAAAGTATGATTTGCCCAAGAGCTATTAATAAATAAATCATTTTTCATTAGACTTTCATCTACAAATACACATAAACAATATCTTAATTTTATAATATCTTTCTCATCATACTCTTTAAAAGTACTTAATCTTGAACTCCAAACCAATATTTCATTTACAAGCTTTTCTTTTAAATTCTCTATATAAGCAGCATCCAAAGAATGAACCTTAGATAATCTATAAACAAGTAAAAGAATTTCCAAGCAATTATCAACAACTTTATTGATTTCTAAACCTTTTAAATCACTTTCTAAAAGTAAAGATCCTTCTTTAAAATGTGATTCTTTTTGCATATTACTCCTTAAAATACAGCCCACATTTTTATATCAGGGTTTTTTATATTTGTTGTTAGATATAAACTTATAACATTTTCGCCCTTAAAGTATTTAAACAGCTCATCTTTTTTGTCTAACTTGTAATAAATATAACCATTTAAATAAGGTATAGAAGATGGAATATTTGAAATTTGCTCTATGTTTATCCCTCGTAATTGTGTTGTTACTATACTTTTTATCCTACTTTGAGTATGAATTTTACTTTGAGTTTTAAAATTATATAATAAATACTCATGATTAACATCAGCACTAATAGCTAAAAATAATTCGCCCTCTTCAATAACCGTAGGATTGTCAAACAACAAATCATAAAATCCATTGTTATTATCAATTACTTGAGCCATAGTATATTTTGGAGAAGTTATTTTTGCAAATAAAACTCTCAGTTGATTAGTAAGTGGTAAAAAAGTGTTAGTCAAGTCATCATGATTGTATACTATAAAATCAGAAAAGGAGCTTTCAGTACCAAAAGCACTAAGATCTCCTTGAAAATCAACTAATTTTTCATATAAATTTTCAGGATGTATTTTATCTTTATTGATTATATATGAAAAAATAAAATACCATTTTTTTAAAAGATTAAGCGATAAATAAGTACTAAAATCCAAGGTGTTTTTAGTTTGATCTATACCCTTAAATACTTCAGTGAGTATTTCTTTATGCTGTTTAATTGAATGCGAAATTTCTTCTAAAAATGATTTAATATACGAAGATTTATTTAAATCTAAACAAGTGGGTATAAAACTTTCATCTAACTCTATTTTTTTATTTAAATCAATATTTTTGATTTTTGCTATAGGAATTTCAAGTTCATCTGGAGTTTTACTACCTAAAAAGCCCAATTTCAATCTTAAACTAGCTAAAGTAATGCTTATTTTTTCTTGAGAGAAAGTAATATTATCATTCTCATATTCATCTTCCAAATCAGTATGTTTAAAAACATCATTAGTATTATCATCATATATTCTTGAAGCTACAACACTTCTTAAACTAATGTATTTTGAATTAGGTATATTATTGTGTAAAGATATATCTGCTATAGAGGATAAACCCATAGGAATTTTAATAACAATAATAGAATTTACCAAAGAATCATAATTAACTTCCAAAGGCTCTGGAAGCTCATCTTGTTCTGGTGCATTAAAAATGCTACCATCTTTAGCAATTCCAGAAATTCTTTTAAGTGCTATTTTTCCTTGCATTAACATTTCATTGGAAAATTCTAAATCAATTATTCCATATAAATTATTGAAAGTTGAAATTGTTTTAAGATTAA
The genomic region above belongs to Campylobacter peloridis LMG 23910 and contains:
- the icmH gene encoding type IVB secretion system protein IcmH/DotU; translation: MQKESHFKEGSLLLESDLKGLEINKVVDNCLEILLLVYRLSKVHSLDAAYIENLKEKLVNEILVWSSRLSTFKEYDEKDIIKLRYCLCVFVDESLMKNDLFINSSWANHTLTVRLFDETLGGDNFYDIALSWLSNPSKNKDFLEFIYVCLILGYRGKYSHEKDVEEKIIYFCNNIASALTPLINLTDETAFDKAYNGANREKFWQYFQRRFMKFALVVIPIGCILGFFIFAIFDLQTHNIKIDSNISSLIKNIEKI
- the tssK gene encoding type VI secretion system baseplate subunit TssK, which translates into the protein MADKLKVAWFNGLNIDKIHFEQQERYFERNINLKTISTFNNLYGIIDLEFSNEMLMQGKIALKRISGIAKDGSIFNAPEQDELPEPLEVNYDSLVNSIIVIKIPMGLSSIADISLHNNIPNSKYISLRSVVASRIYDDNTNDVFKHTDLEDEYENDNITFSQEKISITLASLRLKLGFLGSKTPDELEIPIAKIKNIDLNKKIELDESFIPTCLDLNKSSYIKSFLEEISHSIKQHKEILTEVFKGIDQTKNTLDFSTYLSLNLLKKWYFIFSYIINKDKIHPENLYEKLVDFQGDLSAFGTESSFSDFIVYNHDDLTNTFLPLTNQLRVLFAKITSPKYTMAQVIDNNNGFYDLLFDNPTVIEEGELFLAISADVNHEYLLYNFKTQSKIHTQSRIKSIVTTQLRGINIEQISNIPSSIPYLNGYIYYKLDKKDELFKYFKGENVISLYLTTNIKNPDIKMWAVF